The Myripristis murdjan chromosome 8, fMyrMur1.1, whole genome shotgun sequence genomic sequence CACAGTGCTTTGTAATCCCACCACGGCCCTCAATTATACAAATATATTGTCCTTAAAATAATTTGTAGGCTTAACACCGGGGGCCGTGTTGCTTAAGGTTGGTACTACGTCCAGGGTGAACGTGtgtaaaacagcaacagagagcTAAAAAGGACTTTAATCAGTATTCAAATTGTTCTGTTGATGAAATAGGATTATCAGACAGTTTAGAGAGCTTGAAGATCAATATTTTACTTATTAAAGTTTTAGAGAATACACATCATTCGGTGATTGATCTATTgtgagcagtttttttttaaagagtgtaAGTGAAACCTTCACCAGCTGGGTGCTGTGAAATCATTACACTGAAAATTTTGACacttttggcaaaaaaaaaaaaaaaaaaaaaaaaaaacacaaagaaaactttTTAAACGGTTTTATAACACATTCAACACATTATTCACACTTACCTTTGTTTCACAGACATCATGTAATCTGTCAGAAGCAGCAATTCAGAAATCCACTAACAGTGCACTGATCTAAATGTGAGAACCTCCAGGCAAACACCAACTCAAACGTTATCCATCCATTCGTCTGTGGCAGGAATTGGGCTCCTTCTCCCTCTGGCCCTCACACATCCGTGTGTTAATCTCATACAGAGTTGACACACTCCATTAGACTTTTGCTGGATTAAGTCAACAGCTTAACAAGTTGAACACAGCCAGTAAGCTCGATGAACTTGACATACCTCTCTCTCTAATGTCTGTCTGCACACCCTTATGGTATTAAAACTAACATTCATGTCTATCAAATTTCTTTACCtacaagtttgtttgtttgtttgtttttttctttgaagcaCACAATCTGGAGCAGGAAGCACACAATCTGGAGCAAGAAGCACTCAAGTGCAGTTGACAGGTGTTTGACTGGCTCTGCTGAGGACACGTCTGTCACTGATTTGGCTGCTACGACTTCATCTGACCCCCTAAAAGTGATTTCTGGCTTATATCACTCATCACTGGGccatgtttgaagaaaaagacTATTTACACACCTAGAACAAGAATAACCGAGCCCGTAAGTATATGGGCTGTTGCCTGACTCCACCTCATCCTTTAATATGTCCAACACCAGATCTTGCAATCAGGGCTGTAGATAAATGTTGCAATACAAAgatataatatattattatttgtatttattttattaatgtcatattttaaaTGTCAATTTAATGAATCACTGTGTAAATAGTGTTTTAAAAATAGATCCAGTAGCTCATGAATGATGATTTATCAGTCACCAGGTGTATAAGGTAGCACGAGTTTGTCTCATGTTGGTCATTATAAAAGTCATAAGTCACTGAGTCAGAGCTGAGGTCATGtaaatcttcttcttcttcttcttcttcttttttttggaaaaagaatATAGCATCAGCAGAGGATGTGGAAAGCCCCTCTACAGATGATTTCCCTCTTAATGTCAGAGTTCAGGAGGTTTGGACAAATGTAGGCACTTTTCAAGCTGGAGGATGGTGGGTTATGTGTTTCCCAAATGTCATCAATACAGCATGGAGGTACTATACTGAGACTGTAAAATGCATAATAGTTGAAACAGTTGTCCTCACTCCTGGAGGTTATCTGCAGTGGAGCTCCCAGCTGGCGTGGTGCCATGCCAGAGGAACGTCCTCCGTGCGTGCGCCggtgtttgtttacatggcaACGCAGGAGATGACCCGGACACACTGGGAAGCGTCTTTTCCATCTTTTGGGGCTCTGTGACTGAAACATTTTAGTTTGATACTGTGTATGTCAGTGACACCTCACCTGCTCCCTCCGCTTCCGCCTCTCTGACGCAAACATGAGCAGGCTTGCCATTGGCCGAGGGTCACGTGGCCTTACAGCTGATTTCCCTGGATGGAGTGTTTTGCTCCGGTCGTGTTTGTCAATGTACGTGAGCCATTTCTGGCTAGCAGCCTGGTAGAGTCACACAGGAGAAACACAGGCACGACCAACGCGACCCCCAGCTGGTTATTATGGCCCAGGCAGCACAGGTGAACGTGCTCGAGGTGAACAGCTCTCCCATCCAGGTGGAACACGATAAAAAACGACGGCAGTTTGTCATCAGACTCAACGGTGAGCTCTCAGCAAAACACTTAGCAAGCTAGCGGGCTAATGTTAGCCCAGTAGCGGGCTAGTTTAGCTCTCTGCCCTGCTAACCCTGTTTTACTGCGTTTTCTGTCGAGTTACATTTGCATGTCAAACACTATTCCGCTAGTGTGGGCAAACGTCAGGCCCCTTTGCCCGGGTGGCTCAGTCTCACAACATTTCTTTTCACGAATTCAGCCGAAGTTAGGAGCGTTTCTTGCTCTTGGTCAGTGTTGCTGACTTCCTTGAGTTGGTTGTAGTTTCATCGCCATAACTCGTAACTTCGTTTATTTCCTTCAGAGTTAATATGCAGCTCAGTTTCTGCTCGTGAGGATGAATAATTCCCTCGAGAGGAACAGCCGGACTCCTAGAAAACCCCTCTCACAACTGGAAAAATACAAATCCCTTTCCCTAAATCTGTGAAGCTTAAAGTACTTTCAGTGTTTCTGACAAAAACAGCCACTGTGAATACATAGTGTAATATAACACAACCCTATAATTTCATTGCAAGgagaaaaatacttttattttgaaggttgaATTAACACTCCATTTCATTGGTATGTGCTGAAGATGTAATGAATCTCTTATTCAGGTGCTTTTAATGTTAATAAGTAGATAATTGGATAAACTCAACTCATCCTTGCCGGTGTATCATGTTCTGTGGTTAGGGCAAATTAAATTCTTTTATCATATACTCGATTAAAGGTCCATTTGCAACATGAAGGATTGTTCTTCCCACTCTGCAATTTACTGCCTGAGCCTGTGGTACAGGGATTGTCGTTTTGTGACAGCAACGGAAATACAAGTGTTTTGACGTGTGTTCATATTTTCCAgcttattttaatttcagtgtgaTGTAAATTCTTTGTAGTAAAACAGGCCTCATGATGGGTTAAATAAGGCTTATTTACCACTGTGTACTTTGTCGACTTCAAGAGCATGTGATATACTCAGAAACAAGTGCATTCTGTTTTGTATCTCTCAAAGCTCTTCCTGTACAAAACACTTCCCTCAAACTGATATGTTGACAACAAAAGGCTGTAATGGGGCCATGTTCCCAGGATGAAGACACCATCTCTCCACTCACtaatattttccttttgtcCAAGGGCTTGACCACAGCTAGGTGAtaggatttgtttttttatttaaccaggaaaagCCCACATGAGATTAAAACCTCCTTTCCACTGGGGTCCTGGCCAAGATAGGCAGCAGCGGGTGAAAACAGAGATAAAGGTTAGGAACATGTGGGCTGCATGCTGGCCCGCATGTCCCATCAGAGACAAGCTCTCCTGGAGTAATACACTCTTCTGTCTTTATTTACTCCACTTGAGAGGAACAGGGGGCTGctgcctatcccagcatgcatttagTGGAATACTGTTGGACACTTCACTTAACTCGTCTAGCACAAGaccaacacataaacacattccTGTTCACACCTATGGCCAATGTAGTGTCTCCAGTCAGCCAGTCTTGGGTGTCTTTTGGAATGGGGGATTGATCACATGCAGACTCCTCATGGAGAGATGAGGTGACAGCACTCACTGAGCCCTAATTCAAGGTTGCTTTAAGCATTTGACCAACGCTGTATGGAGCAGCCAACTTGTTTTCAGCAAGGCCTGGTGTCCATTTATTTCAATAATCCACTGTTCAGCTCTTGATTTCTTGTTTAGCACTTGAGATGCTTGACTGTTGAGACAAATCTTGCTGACTGTCATCTGACATGCTGTAGAGTCAACACCAGTGAAATAAACTTTTACCCGGCTTAGTGTGAAATCTTGGTCCATGGCCTCTTAAAGATATTTTGCTAACAAGCATGATGCCGATGTTGCATTATCCTCTCCTCACAATGCCACAAAATGCTGGATAGCACCTGGAGAATTCAGGCTGAATTTAAAGTCCCGACTTCATAGTTTGTCAGGTGGGTTTTTTAGCAAAATGTGAGCCACAAGGTTTTCCCTGTGTTTTAATACtaactatttttttttgaaaacccACTAAGTTTTATCTGTTATTGGAAAATGATCTGTATTATTGGTGTCCCCTGGTGAAGTGGGGTCAAGTTGCTGTGTACAGCAGTATGAAAGTGGGTGGAGACAAAGTCTTGAAACAACAAAGAGCCACAGCTTCTGTCTGCCCTCAGGATCTCATGACCGTGCAGTCCTGCTCTATGAGTATGTTGGCAAAAAGACAGTGGACTTGCAGCACACCGAAGTTCCAGACGCTTACAGAGGGAGAGGCATTGCCAAGCACCTGGCTAAggtacactgttttttttttttgttgttgttgttggttaaTTTCACAGTGATCACCCTAGTAtagttgacattttatttatacactttgttgagatgaaaataaaacctttggCCTTTCCTTAAATTTCACACTACGAATGTAAATCCATTGTTATGCTCATGACAAGAGGTGCACCAATTGCAATTTTCATGgctaattccatttttttttttttttttaagtctgacCTACTGATTCTGATTTTGGCGATTTCTTTTTAAGAACTATAATGTGATGATGAGAAAACATTGACTATTAAATAACCCTTATCTAAAACTGCACCACGTTACAGGACCCTCTGTCACTCTCActcaaacaaatataaaaattaaaaagtgctCCAGGTCACAGGACAGAGCTTATTTGTACAAATAAAATCCCTCTGAAAATGAATTGCAGTAAACATGGTTTAACAGGTGAACCACCATGTGTAAGTTGTTATgtatttgttgttctttttttcattgtttcatgtGAACACGGAAGTTGTACGTTTATTGTGAGAAGACACTATCTGCATTTAATAAATGGAAATTGGCAGTAAAAAAACGTAGTGGACAGTTACACAGAGCACAGGGAGGGGATCAGGTGCTAAGGATTAACGGGGAGTGTACAACAAAGCATGCAGACAGTACACACATGCTTTGTGTGATCACTCACATGAAcaggtgttagtgtgtgtgtgtggggctgtgaCATTACtttccctgctgctgtgtgtgcattgaaCCATCGTGTGGCACAGGCAGAATCAGACACCTGAGACTGATCAGCCAGTCACTGGTCATGGCTGATCAAGCTGAAAATTGTCCGATTCCAGTCACCGGTCAATCAATCGTTGCATCTCTGCTAATGACGAGTTGAACAAAGTCAATCCACTTATATGTATTAGTCAAAAAGCATGTGATTTAGTTGATGCTGCTAGTGATATTGTCACTTTTTAGGTGGCTGATGGGTATCTGAAGTATCCAGGCAGGTTGGTGTAATCGAGCACACCAATAACTGAATATTTATCGTAGAGTAGGTCTGTAATGAGGAGTATTCAAAAGTGAAAATCAAGAGCTGGTGCACCTCTCAGAGGAGTTGCATAAAATGTTGTTTGTCTAGTTGTTTTGGGAGATGCTCATCAAAGTAATAAAgatgtgattgattgattgatttttctcATGACAGGCAGCCATGGATTTTGTGGTGGAAGAGGATCTGAAAGCCCACCTGACCTGCTGGTACATTCAGAAATACGTCAAAGAGAATCCTCAGCCTCAGTACTTTGAGCACATCTATCAATGACCCCTTCAAGACATCAAAAGAAACGGGGTGGAGAGTGGAGGAAGAGACTCCCAGGAGAGAACTATAGCCACATGGTTTGGGTTAGAGGCCGATTTTCAACAGAGGACCTTCCAGGCATTGTTAAACGTGACATTGTGTGAATCCAGAGGGAACTGATCTCACGGCAAGACTTCCGTGATGCGAATGCTCGGGTGACCTGTCAGTGATATCCAGAAACGAAGTGAATCTTGATACTGTAGTTGGATGTTCACAACCTCttagaaaacaagcaaacaaaccaaccaaagCTGAAGTCTGTTACCTTAGCCAAAAATTATAACCACATATACCTATCTTGGACTGGAAACAAGCGTTGAGCATGTTGTGATACCACATGTGGGTCAAATTTTctgttgcaaatgttttttgttctttttttgtcatctttGGCCTCACCGATTGAGAGCAATGGTCAAGAGTCTTTCTCTGTGATGCTTTGGATGAAACCAATGATGGCTTCCCTGACACTCAAATGAAGATTAcgtttcttatgtttttttgctTGATTGTTTTCCCATCTGATATCATTTGGGTTAGTATCGTTTTTAAATTAGCTTCCGCACCTCTCCGAAAAATGTGCTTTACAGGGCTGAAATGCTGGCTTTAAGTAGCTTGCTGGTTGTGAATGCTAAGCGGCAGCACTGGAACGTGAATCCAGCCTCACCAAcagaactgaaaaacaaaccttTGTGGAGGCACTGCTATTCAGAATATGTTAATTTTGTTGGTGATGGTATCTTTCAGCAATAGGCATTTAGTGGGTGATTAAcagaggtatttttttttttctgttttattagtattattttctattacatttttttgaagGCACCCACtcatttattttcccaaatTGCCAAATATTGAGTAATTTGGTTTCAGTGTCATTCCAACAACTTTTATTATTCCCAATAGCAtaaatctgttcattttttttttttttttaaatcattagaATTGATTATTAAAAGTAGAGGGGTGTAGAAAGAGACTCGGAACCAAAGATCACAAACTGAGGATGTCTCACTCTGGAGGCAGAAACCTGACCAAGCCTGGAGGCAGACATAAacattgcattgttttcacCGGTGTACTTGTTGCCTTCAGAAACATCAAAGAACCACAAGAAGTGGTTGAGGTTTAATGCTTTTCAGTGTGCAGCACTatacctcagtgtgtgtgtgtgtgtgtgtgtgtgtgtgtgtgtgtgtgtgtgtgtggatcagtATCCCTGCTCTAACTAGCACCTGAGCTAAAAGCATTGCCGTCGACAGGGCATTAACAATCCATGGTGtccactctctttttttcatccagTACTACGACAGTGGTTGAGTAGAGCTTTCAGATTCttgtatttgtttgattgtcttcgcttgttttttttcttttcttttatcacagctttttttttttttagtctgacAATATCAAACTGGTAAAGAACAtcataaagagaaaaaatatgtaaaagatcATTTTTAAACTTGAAATATGGTTTAACATGGCTTGACTATGTTTGCCCTTGACAATCTCCTTGTTGAGAGGAATAACGCCTCAGGTTCCTCAGCACACCTTACACGGTGGACTTTACGCGCAAGGTAGTCCATCTGTTTTCAGAATCAGTTAAAgagacagttcacccaaatCACACCAAAGTATTTTTCCACTTACCCCAAGGATAGTCCTTATCAGATTGAGATTGGAAATCAGTTTTTCAATGGAGTCCTGGCCAAGATGAGTATCTGTTCATTCAGATAATTTctatgtgatttggtgaagtttccactGTTCTGTGATCTTCCCCATCTCACCTCAGTACAGTGGAGCTGAATGTGACCGTGTTGGTGGAGcctaaactgtcaaaaatgtacatgtgaaaaagaCAATAGCTCTttgaaaaacagtgacacatgTAACCACTATAATCCATAGCAGGGGGGGGGGTTtcaggaactatttcctgtggAAGAACACTAGCAGCTATGATCTGTTCGCACCTGTCTATGAAGGCTTATGAATTTGTCCGCCTCTTTCAGGGAGGGCAGAGACAGTTGGCTGGCGTTCTCTGACAGGAAATTGCAGCAGACTGGttaccttgccaaatcacacacagactATATGGAGTAATAGATTATACTAGGGGTAAACGGGAGATTGATCCCCCCCCCATATTTGGGtgtactgttcctttaagttgTGGTCACATTAAACAGTCTCACAAAACCACTTTATGTTCATGAATCACTCTTGTGgatgtaaaatttaaaatttcttttaGTTGGCACACACCAATCGCATGGGCCAAGACATTCACTAAGGcattattcctgtgtgtgtgtgtgtgtgtgtgtctgtgtgtgtatgtgtgtgtgtgtctgtgtgtgtatgtgtctgtctgagtgtgtgtgtgtgtgtgtgtgtgtgtgtgtctgtatgtgtgctttgtcga encodes the following:
- the natd1 gene encoding protein NATD1, with protein sequence MAQAAQVNVLEVNSSPIQVEHDKKRRQFVIRLNGSHDRAVLLYEYVGKKTVDLQHTEVPDAYRGRGIAKHLAKAAMDFVVEEDLKAHLTCWYIQKYVKENPQPQYFEHIYQ